The following proteins are co-located in the Microvirga ossetica genome:
- a CDS encoding bifunctional acetate--CoA ligase family protein/GNAT family N-acetyltransferase, producing MSTYRLDKLFAPRSIAVIGASPRPNSLGLTFLRNLIAGGYEGEIFSVNPHHVEIEGRPCFPSLSALPEVPDLMIVAVPPARVLGVIEEACEVGVSAAIVATAGMGYGANSLGDQVRLAARAHGLRIVGPNCIGVLAPRVKMNASFAAHSAKPGDLALVSQSGALAAGLVEWAAQRHVGFSAIVSLGDKVDVDFSDCLDFFAADAGTRAILLYIESIDNAQKFMSAARAAARVKPVVVIKAGRHAQGAKAAATHTGALAGSDAVYDAAFRRAGLLRVLDLDQLFSAAETLGRQKPFPGSRLAVLTNGGGIGVLAVDRLIDLGGTLAALSEKTRAALDAFLPPTWSHANPIDIVGDADPARYAGALEALLADPDNDAILILNVPTAIAGASDVAAAIADVVRKDRSKGYRQKPVFAAWIGEDPDSARVFEEARVPHYATEADAVRGFIQLVRYREAQEQLMETPDNLPHDFVPDTEAARAIVAHVLEQNRRWLDPLEVNALLKAYDIPTAPVILATTPEEAAEAARPIIAEGGTVAVKVLSPDIVHKSDIGGVKLDLTTEEAVRKAAAEIFERAARLKPQAHVTGVTVQPMVRRAKARELIVGLADDPSFGPVVLFGRGGTAVEVINDKALALPPLDLKLANDLIARTRVSRRLKAYRDVPAADEGAIALTLVKLAQMAADLPEIRELDINPLLADHSGVIAVDARVAVAPETRKGSGHPRFAVRPYPKEWERHIKLRNGKTAFVRPVRPEDEEKFKRFFEKITPEDLRLRFFAPVRDFSHAFLARLTQLDYARAIAFVAFDDESGEMMGAVRLHADANHETGEYGILLRSDLKGLGLGWELMRLMIEWAKVEGLREIDGQVLRENSTMLDMCRSLGFSIKIDPDDPELRLVTLPIAAIEEPGKLAAPA from the coding sequence ATGTCCACCTATCGCCTCGATAAGCTCTTCGCTCCGCGCTCGATCGCCGTGATCGGCGCGAGCCCGCGTCCGAACTCCCTCGGCCTGACCTTCCTGCGCAATCTGATTGCGGGCGGCTACGAGGGCGAGATCTTTTCCGTCAATCCTCACCATGTCGAAATCGAGGGAAGGCCCTGCTTTCCCTCTCTGTCCGCGCTTCCCGAGGTGCCCGATCTCATGATCGTCGCCGTGCCTCCGGCCAGGGTGCTCGGCGTCATCGAGGAGGCGTGCGAGGTCGGCGTGAGCGCCGCCATCGTCGCGACGGCGGGGATGGGGTACGGGGCGAACTCGCTCGGCGATCAGGTCCGGCTTGCGGCCCGCGCCCATGGGCTGCGCATCGTCGGTCCCAACTGCATCGGCGTGCTGGCGCCACGGGTCAAAATGAACGCGAGCTTCGCGGCCCACAGCGCGAAACCGGGCGATCTCGCGCTCGTGTCGCAATCGGGTGCGTTGGCTGCGGGCCTGGTGGAATGGGCGGCGCAGCGACATGTGGGGTTCTCGGCCATCGTGTCCCTGGGCGACAAGGTCGACGTCGATTTCAGCGATTGCCTGGACTTCTTCGCGGCCGATGCCGGCACCCGGGCGATCCTGCTTTACATCGAATCCATCGATAACGCGCAGAAGTTCATGTCGGCGGCCCGCGCTGCCGCCCGCGTGAAGCCGGTGGTGGTCATCAAGGCCGGGCGCCATGCCCAAGGGGCGAAGGCCGCTGCCACCCATACGGGCGCGCTGGCGGGTTCCGATGCGGTCTATGATGCCGCCTTCCGCCGCGCCGGCCTGCTGCGCGTGCTCGATCTCGACCAGCTCTTCTCCGCTGCGGAGACCCTCGGGCGTCAGAAGCCGTTTCCTGGGAGCCGGCTGGCAGTTCTTACCAATGGCGGTGGCATCGGGGTTCTCGCCGTCGACCGGTTGATCGATCTCGGTGGCACGCTCGCCGCCCTGTCGGAGAAGACGCGGGCCGCCCTCGACGCCTTCCTGCCGCCGACCTGGTCCCATGCGAACCCGATCGACATCGTCGGCGACGCGGATCCCGCCCGCTATGCCGGCGCTCTCGAGGCGCTGCTCGCCGATCCGGATAACGACGCTATCCTCATCCTCAACGTGCCCACGGCCATCGCCGGTGCCTCGGACGTCGCCGCCGCCATTGCCGATGTGGTCAGGAAGGACCGCTCGAAGGGTTATCGCCAGAAGCCGGTCTTCGCGGCCTGGATCGGCGAGGATCCGGATTCGGCCCGCGTCTTCGAGGAGGCACGGGTCCCGCATTACGCGACCGAGGCGGACGCGGTCCGGGGCTTCATTCAGCTCGTGCGCTACCGGGAGGCGCAGGAACAGCTGATGGAGACGCCGGACAACCTGCCCCACGATTTCGTGCCCGACACCGAGGCGGCCCGGGCCATCGTCGCCCATGTTCTCGAACAGAACCGCCGCTGGCTCGATCCGCTCGAGGTCAACGCGCTCCTCAAGGCTTACGACATCCCGACGGCTCCGGTCATCCTCGCGACGACGCCGGAGGAGGCGGCAGAGGCCGCCCGCCCCATCATCGCCGAGGGCGGGACGGTGGCGGTCAAGGTGCTCTCTCCCGACATCGTGCACAAATCCGATATCGGCGGCGTGAAGCTCGACCTGACGACGGAGGAAGCAGTCAGGAAGGCCGCCGCCGAGATCTTCGAGCGCGCCGCGCGCCTGAAGCCGCAGGCCCACGTGACCGGCGTCACCGTCCAGCCGATGGTGCGGCGGGCGAAGGCCCGCGAGCTGATCGTCGGCCTCGCGGACGATCCCTCCTTCGGCCCCGTGGTGCTCTTCGGGCGCGGCGGCACGGCGGTCGAGGTGATCAACGACAAGGCGCTGGCGCTGCCGCCCCTCGATCTCAAGCTTGCCAACGATCTCATCGCCCGCACCCGCGTGTCGCGCCGGCTCAAGGCCTATCGCGACGTCCCCGCCGCCGACGAGGGGGCGATTGCCCTGACGCTGGTGAAGCTGGCGCAGATGGCGGCCGACCTGCCCGAGATCCGCGAGCTCGACATCAACCCGCTGCTCGCCGACCATTCTGGCGTGATCGCGGTCGATGCGCGTGTGGCGGTCGCGCCCGAGACCCGGAAGGGCAGCGGCCATCCGCGCTTTGCGGTGCGGCCCTATCCCAAGGAATGGGAACGCCATATCAAGCTGCGCAACGGGAAGACAGCCTTCGTGCGGCCCGTCCGTCCGGAGGACGAGGAGAAGTTCAAGCGCTTCTTCGAGAAGATCACCCCGGAGGATTTACGCCTTCGCTTCTTCGCGCCGGTGCGCGATTTCAGCCATGCCTTCCTCGCCCGCCTGACGCAGCTCGATTATGCGCGTGCCATCGCCTTCGTCGCCTTCGACGACGAGAGTGGCGAGATGATGGGCGCGGTCCGTCTCCATGCGGATGCGAACCACGAGACGGGAGAATACGGCATCCTGCTCCGCTCCGACCTGAAAGGGCTCGGCCTCGGCTGGGAGCTGATGCGGCTGATGATCGAGTGGGCCAAGGTCGAAGGATTGCGCGAGATCGACGGGCAGGTGCTGCGCGAGAATTCCACCATGCTCGACATGTGCCGCAGCCTCGGCTTCTCGATCAAGATCGATCCGGACGATCCGGAACTGCGCCTCGTGACCCTGCCGATCGCTGCCATCGAGGAGCCGGGAAAGCTTGCGGCGCCGGCTTGA
- a CDS encoding GNAT family N-acetyltransferase produces the protein MTGFTLRRADLVDMPAIARLHRHVRETCLPYLPDLHTPAEDLAFFQGHVFASCTIWLAEAEGRPTGFAAFRPGWLDHLYVDPARHGRGVGQALLSVAKEAQSELNLWTFQRNVQARRFYERQGFALVALADGSANEEREPDAHYRWTGDRSR, from the coding sequence GTGACGGGTTTCACCCTGCGCCGCGCCGATCTCGTGGACATGCCGGCTATCGCGCGGCTGCACCGCCATGTGCGGGAGACCTGCCTGCCGTATCTGCCCGACCTCCACACGCCGGCGGAGGATTTGGCGTTCTTTCAAGGGCACGTGTTCGCCTCATGCACGATTTGGCTGGCCGAAGCCGAAGGGCGGCCCACCGGCTTCGCTGCTTTTCGTCCGGGCTGGCTCGATCACCTCTACGTCGATCCCGCCCGGCATGGCCGGGGCGTGGGGCAGGCACTGCTGTCCGTCGCGAAGGAGGCGCAGTCCGAGCTGAATCTCTGGACCTTCCAGCGGAACGTACAGGCTCGCCGGTTCTACGAGCGGCAGGGCTTCGCGCTCGTCGCCCTGGCAGACGGCTCCGCCAACGAGGAGCGGGAGCCGGATGCCCATTACCGGTGGACGGGCGATCGATCACGTTAA
- a CDS encoding ATP-binding protein, with protein sequence MTDGGPHPFKALIARLAAEAEWRFLANPDAGVLVWDRSGERLLWASPSAAGLREAFADEAGHVLPDFRARERIRTLAGGEAPWQGLRQERLRLDPTRPWLPVACACRLASLDDGDTVLVTALSGPMPKVGSRARTLRQAVEAPSLDKPRRDAAAEPAPRQAGPIRFIWHTDAQTRFTDVSPDLAQAVGAMAGNIVGLTWDELSRSRVEDPDGAVAALFANMKTGSGRTVLWSIDQSRMQVPVDWAGMPVFGANRELVGFRGFGLLRMDALRERTSPEQPSNDSEPLDDPGHPTADLIAQSLVNDDTLPFRPPEEMQQTQDAESEPRGEDTWFSDLRNQVAEALSNTVPSEPKPVEPAPVAKQPTSSLSNAERSAFREIARALGARLAEDTPSPITEPDTAPAADRTEAGREAETLPPFVPVSDNRILDRLPIGILVHRGEKILFANRFLLDLTGYGDVDRIRAEGGLVHLFRGSPALGDRSDEDSSLALTTQAGENISVAVRSSVAEWDGAAGELMVIRKASRAEILPPPRDSRIQELEAILDTATDGVIVLNERGRILSLNRSAEALFGYDERAVAGDAITVLLAPESHMVALDYLESLRSPGVASLLNDGREVLGRERQGGSIPLFMTMGRLGDGPDRRYCAVLRDITVFKKAEGELIGAKHAAEEASAQKSDLLAKISHEIRTPLNAILGFAEVMLEERFGPIGNDRYKEYLKDVHASGSHVISLVNDLLDLAKIEAGRLELSFTGVSLNELVSSCVTLLQPQAARDRIVMRMSFAPKLPPVVADERSMRQIVLNLVSNAIKFTDAGGQVIVSTAMTDRGEVAFRVRDTGIGMTPEEVEAALEPFRQLATSRKRGGTGLGLPLTKALVEANRGALQIASQPSEGTLVEVIFPPTRVLAE encoded by the coding sequence ATGACGGACGGTGGTCCCCATCCATTCAAAGCGTTGATTGCCCGGCTTGCCGCGGAAGCGGAATGGCGCTTTCTCGCCAATCCGGACGCCGGCGTGCTGGTCTGGGATAGGAGCGGGGAGAGGCTCCTCTGGGCCTCGCCGTCGGCCGCCGGGCTGCGGGAGGCCTTTGCCGATGAGGCGGGACATGTGCTCCCGGATTTCCGGGCCCGCGAGCGGATCAGGACGCTGGCCGGCGGGGAGGCTCCCTGGCAGGGTCTGCGGCAGGAACGGTTGCGGCTCGATCCGACGCGCCCCTGGCTGCCGGTTGCCTGCGCCTGCCGTCTAGCATCCCTCGACGATGGCGACACGGTTCTTGTGACAGCTCTGTCAGGCCCCATGCCCAAGGTCGGATCACGCGCTCGGACGTTGCGGCAGGCAGTCGAAGCCCCGAGCCTCGATAAGCCCAGGCGCGACGCCGCGGCAGAGCCCGCACCCCGGCAGGCAGGCCCGATCCGCTTCATATGGCACACGGACGCCCAGACTCGGTTCACGGATGTCTCGCCGGATCTCGCCCAGGCCGTCGGTGCCATGGCCGGCAACATCGTCGGGCTGACCTGGGATGAGCTGTCCCGATCGAGAGTGGAGGACCCGGACGGCGCCGTGGCGGCTTTGTTTGCTAACATGAAGACCGGAAGCGGGCGGACGGTTCTCTGGAGCATCGATCAATCGCGGATGCAGGTGCCCGTGGACTGGGCCGGAATGCCGGTTTTCGGCGCGAACCGAGAACTGGTCGGCTTCCGGGGCTTCGGTCTCCTGCGCATGGACGCCCTGCGGGAGCGGACATCGCCCGAGCAGCCTTCGAATGATTCCGAACCTTTGGACGATCCGGGGCATCCCACCGCGGACCTGATCGCGCAGAGCCTCGTCAACGACGACACGCTGCCGTTCCGGCCGCCCGAGGAGATGCAGCAGACCCAGGACGCGGAAAGCGAGCCGCGCGGGGAGGATACGTGGTTCAGCGACCTGCGCAACCAGGTCGCGGAAGCTCTGTCCAATACGGTCCCGTCCGAGCCGAAGCCTGTCGAACCGGCCCCGGTGGCAAAGCAGCCGACCTCGAGCCTTTCCAACGCGGAGCGCAGTGCCTTTCGCGAAATTGCGCGCGCGCTCGGTGCCCGCCTCGCGGAGGACACGCCATCCCCCATCACCGAACCGGATACCGCCCCTGCCGCCGATAGGACCGAGGCGGGACGGGAGGCGGAAACTCTCCCTCCCTTCGTGCCGGTCAGCGATAACCGAATTCTCGACCGGCTGCCGATCGGAATTCTGGTCCATCGCGGCGAGAAAATTCTATTCGCCAACCGCTTCCTGCTCGACCTGACCGGCTATGGCGATGTCGACCGGATCCGAGCCGAGGGCGGTCTCGTGCATCTTTTCCGCGGCTCTCCGGCACTCGGGGACAGGAGCGACGAGGATTCTTCCCTCGCGCTTACCACCCAGGCTGGCGAGAATATTTCCGTCGCCGTGCGCTCCTCGGTCGCCGAATGGGATGGCGCGGCAGGGGAGCTGATGGTCATCCGAAAGGCCTCCCGAGCCGAGATCCTGCCGCCGCCGCGCGACAGCCGCATCCAGGAGCTCGAGGCCATTCTCGACACGGCAACCGACGGCGTCATCGTGCTCAACGAGAGAGGGCGGATTCTCTCCCTCAATCGGTCGGCCGAGGCGCTCTTTGGCTATGACGAGCGGGCGGTTGCAGGCGATGCCATTACGGTGCTTCTGGCGCCGGAGAGCCATATGGTCGCTCTCGACTATCTCGAAAGCCTGCGCTCGCCCGGTGTCGCAAGCCTGCTCAACGACGGCCGCGAGGTTCTCGGGCGGGAGCGCCAGGGCGGATCGATCCCGCTCTTCATGACCATGGGCCGTCTGGGCGATGGGCCGGATCGCCGCTACTGCGCCGTCTTACGCGACATCACCGTCTTCAAAAAAGCCGAGGGTGAGCTGATCGGCGCCAAGCACGCGGCCGAAGAGGCGAGCGCCCAGAAATCCGATCTGCTGGCCAAGATCAGCCACGAGATCCGCACGCCTCTGAACGCCATCCTCGGTTTCGCCGAGGTTATGCTCGAGGAGCGGTTCGGGCCGATCGGCAACGACCGGTACAAGGAATATCTCAAGGACGTTCACGCCTCCGGCTCGCACGTGATCAGCCTCGTGAACGATCTTCTGGACCTTGCGAAGATCGAGGCTGGCCGGCTCGAACTGTCGTTTACCGGTGTGAGCCTCAACGAGCTCGTCTCGTCCTGCGTGACCCTGCTGCAGCCCCAGGCAGCGCGCGACCGGATCGTCATGCGCATGAGCTTTGCGCCCAAGCTGCCGCCGGTGGTCGCCGACGAGCGTTCCATGCGCCAGATCGTGCTCAACCTCGTGTCCAACGCGATCAAGTTCACCGATGCGGGCGGGCAGGTGATCGTTTCCACCGCCATGACGGACAGGGGCGAGGTGGCGTTCCGGGTGCGCGATACCGGCATCGGCATGACGCCGGAAGAGGTGGAGGCCGCCCTCGAGCCCTTCCGCCAGCTCGCCACGTCGCGCAAGCGGGGTGGCACGGGCCTGGGTCTTCCTCTCACCAAGGCTCTGGTCGAGGCGAACCGGGGGGCGCTGCAGATTGCGAGCCAGCCGAGCGAAGGCACCCTCGTGGAGGTGATCTTCCCGCCGACGCGGGTTCTGGCGGAATAG
- a CDS encoding phasin, protein MATNQTQNYEIPPEMRDFAEKSVEQARKAIDGFMSAAQKTADTFEGSATTVQASAKDAARKTFSYTEQNLSAAFDLAQRMVRAKDMQEAMQIQAEFVRTQFESMQAQMKEFGSMAQSAMKQPGTKK, encoded by the coding sequence ATGGCAACGAACCAGACCCAAAACTACGAAATTCCGCCGGAAATGCGCGACTTTGCCGAGAAGAGCGTCGAGCAGGCCCGCAAGGCCATCGACGGCTTCATGAGCGCCGCCCAGAAGACGGCCGATACGTTTGAAGGCTCGGCGACTACGGTCCAGGCCAGCGCCAAGGATGCCGCCCGCAAGACCTTCTCCTATACCGAGCAGAACCTGTCGGCTGCCTTCGACCTCGCCCAGAGGATGGTGCGCGCGAAGGACATGCAGGAAGCGATGCAGATCCAGGCCGAGTTCGTTCGGACCCAGTTCGAGTCGATGCAGGCCCAGATGAAGGAATTCGGCTCCATGGCTCAGTCGGCCATGAAGCAGCCGGGCACCAAGAAGTAG
- a CDS encoding phasin family protein, which translates to MAEVKKPRAKSTAKSVHKADLVEMAAVSAAETVEAIVEAKPASLPAIAPKPIEAGALFSSAKKQSDVLRKAMSEAVTASAKGALEVNDKIIDAVNTQRNVALDLWRSAISPSPLPEAFKAQTHATKQAYEAASAQWKDIAETTTLWFTRSLEPLQSALHRPGR; encoded by the coding sequence ATGGCGGAAGTGAAGAAGCCGAGAGCCAAGAGTACAGCCAAGAGCGTGCATAAGGCCGATCTCGTTGAGATGGCGGCCGTGTCGGCAGCCGAGACTGTGGAGGCTATCGTGGAAGCGAAGCCTGCATCGCTGCCTGCAATCGCGCCAAAGCCGATCGAGGCCGGCGCTCTCTTCTCCTCCGCAAAGAAGCAGAGTGATGTCCTCCGCAAGGCCATGAGCGAGGCGGTGACCGCCTCGGCAAAGGGCGCCCTGGAGGTCAATGACAAGATCATCGACGCCGTGAACACCCAGCGCAATGTCGCGCTCGACCTGTGGCGCTCGGCGATCAGTCCCTCCCCTCTCCCCGAAGCGTTCAAGGCGCAGACCCACGCGACGAAGCAAGCCTATGAGGCCGCCTCCGCCCAGTGGAAGGACATCGCAGAGACCACGACACTGTGGTTCACCCGCAGTCTCGAGCCGCTGCAATCGGCGCTTCACCGGCCCGGGCGCTGA
- a CDS encoding NUDIX hydrolase, with protein MSLSPVPAAIAVIVHEGRTLLVRRANPPDAGLWGFPGGKIEFGETVKDAAMRELLEETGVVAQAQDIITTLDILVHDPSGAMRQHYILIAVQCRWISGEPVAGDDALEARWFPIAELDPDRIAMSADVDSIARRAQALASNPGENPDGLHER; from the coding sequence ATGTCGCTGTCACCCGTCCCCGCCGCCATCGCCGTTATCGTTCACGAAGGCCGGACCTTGCTCGTGCGGCGCGCAAACCCGCCCGACGCGGGCCTGTGGGGCTTTCCCGGCGGCAAGATCGAATTCGGAGAGACGGTGAAGGATGCGGCGATGCGCGAGCTTCTCGAGGAGACCGGCGTCGTGGCGCAGGCGCAGGACATCATCACGACGCTCGACATCCTCGTGCATGATCCATCGGGCGCGATGCGCCAGCACTACATCCTGATCGCCGTGCAATGCCGCTGGATATCGGGCGAACCTGTCGCGGGAGACGATGCGCTCGAGGCCCGCTGGTTCCCGATCGCAGAGCTCGATCCCGATCGCATCGCCATGAGTGCGGATGTGGACTCGATCGCGCGGCGCGCTCAGGCGCTGGCTTCGAACCCGGGCGAGAATCCCGACGGCCTGCACGAGAGATGA
- a CDS encoding outer membrane protein has protein sequence MRTTALGLLAASAAIAIAASTAHAADLPGRYAPAPAYNAMPLFTWTGFYAGLNAGYGWNVGDSRFYDPAFGTVRGRRGGGFVGGAQAGYNYQFGMFVAGVETDLQYAAVGNKGASYGTTYYSGDSDGFFGTIRARAGVAFDRALVYGTGGFAYGDIGGNRGYDPVLGYHSGDEINWGWTLGGGVEYAITNNFTAKVEGLYVDLDTKDNYNLGGRVNVDRDAEFGVLRAGVNYKFN, from the coding sequence ATGCGTACCACTGCTCTTGGACTGCTCGCGGCTTCTGCGGCTATCGCCATCGCGGCTTCGACGGCCCACGCGGCTGACCTGCCGGGCCGCTATGCTCCTGCTCCTGCCTACAACGCGATGCCGCTTTTCACCTGGACCGGCTTCTACGCCGGTCTGAACGCCGGCTACGGCTGGAACGTGGGTGACAGCCGCTTCTACGATCCGGCCTTCGGCACGGTTCGAGGCCGCCGCGGCGGCGGCTTCGTCGGCGGCGCCCAGGCTGGCTACAATTATCAGTTCGGCATGTTCGTGGCCGGCGTCGAGACCGACCTTCAGTATGCCGCCGTCGGCAATAAGGGCGCCTCCTACGGCACCACCTATTACTCGGGCGATTCGGATGGTTTCTTCGGCACGATCCGCGCCCGCGCGGGCGTCGCCTTCGACCGCGCTCTCGTCTACGGAACCGGCGGCTTCGCTTACGGCGACATCGGCGGCAACCGCGGCTACGATCCGGTGCTCGGCTATCACAGCGGCGACGAGATCAATTGGGGCTGGACCCTCGGCGGCGGCGTGGAATACGCCATTACCAACAATTTCACCGCCAAGGTCGAAGGCCTCTATGTCGATCTCGACACGAAGGACAACTACAACCTCGGCGGCCGCGTCAACGTGGACCGGGATGCGGAATTCGGCGTGCTGCGCGCCGGCGTGAACTACAAGTTCAACTGA
- the mmsB gene encoding multiple monosaccharide ABC transporter permease, producing MEFVKTHFRDYGMLLSLLVIMLFFQVVTDGTLLRPLNLTNLVLQNSYIVIMALGMLLVIVAGHIDLSVGSIVGFVGGLAAMMMVRWGIDPVTTTIACLIVGGMIGAAQGYWVAYFKVPSFIVTLAGMLVFKGLTLALLGGMSVGPFPVVFQRLSSGFIPDVFGGEGFNYTALFLGATSVAVIIYFSFRSRANQLKHAVETAPFGLFAFKNALLAVLVIAFCYLLATYRGLPNVLVIMAVLIALYAFVTNRTTIGRRIYALGGNEKAAKLSGIKTERLTFLTFVNMGVLAGLAGLIFAARLNTATPKAGLGFELDVIAAVFIGGASATGGVGKVTGAVIGAFVMGVMNNGMSILGIGIDYQQVIKGLVLLAAVSLDVYNRKK from the coding sequence ATGGAATTCGTCAAAACCCATTTCCGCGATTACGGCATGCTGCTGTCGCTCCTGGTCATCATGCTGTTCTTCCAGGTGGTGACCGACGGCACGCTGCTGCGGCCGCTCAACCTCACCAACCTTGTGCTGCAGAACAGCTACATCGTCATCATGGCGCTCGGCATGCTGCTCGTGATCGTGGCCGGGCATATCGACCTGTCGGTCGGCTCCATCGTCGGTTTCGTCGGCGGGCTCGCGGCCATGATGATGGTCCGGTGGGGGATCGATCCTGTCACGACCACCATCGCCTGTCTGATCGTGGGCGGCATGATCGGCGCTGCGCAGGGCTATTGGGTGGCCTATTTCAAGGTCCCGTCCTTCATCGTCACGCTTGCCGGCATGCTCGTCTTCAAGGGGCTCACCCTGGCGCTTCTCGGCGGCATGTCGGTCGGACCGTTTCCGGTGGTGTTCCAGCGCCTGAGCTCGGGCTTCATTCCCGATGTCTTCGGCGGCGAGGGCTTCAACTACACCGCGCTGTTCCTCGGCGCCACAAGCGTCGCGGTGATCATCTATTTCAGCTTCCGCAGCCGCGCCAACCAGTTGAAGCACGCCGTCGAGACGGCGCCTTTCGGCCTGTTCGCCTTCAAGAACGCGCTGCTGGCCGTGCTCGTGATCGCTTTCTGCTATCTTCTGGCCACCTATCGCGGCCTGCCGAACGTCCTCGTCATCATGGCCGTGCTGATCGCGCTCTATGCGTTCGTGACCAATCGCACCACGATCGGCCGGCGCATCTATGCGCTGGGCGGGAACGAGAAGGCGGCCAAGCTGTCAGGCATCAAGACCGAGCGCCTGACCTTCCTGACTTTCGTGAACATGGGCGTGCTGGCGGGGCTTGCCGGCCTGATCTTCGCCGCGCGCCTCAACACGGCGACTCCGAAGGCTGGCCTCGGCTTCGAACTCGACGTGATTGCGGCCGTGTTCATCGGCGGCGCCTCGGCGACGGGCGGTGTCGGCAAGGTGACGGGCGCCGTCATCGGCGCCTTCGTCATGGGCGTCATGAACAACGGCATGTCGATCCTCGGCATCGGCATCGACTACCAGCAGGTCATCAAGGGCCTCGTGCTGCTCGCAGCGGTGTCCCTCGACGTCTACAACCGGAAGAAGTGA
- the mmsA gene encoding multiple monosaccharide ABC transporter ATP-binding protein — MNAILEMRGITKTFPGVKALDDVNITVKAGEIHALVGENGAGKSTLMKVLSGVYPHGSYSGEIHYEGEERRFKGIADSEKLGIIIIHQELALVPLLSIAENIFLGNEQAEYGIIDWSLAFSRTKDLLKVVGLSESPETLVTNLGVGKQQLVEIAKALSKKVKLLILDEPTASLNEKDSDALLNLLLQFKAQGISSILISHKLNEISKVADSITVLRDGGTVETLDCRAEEVSEDRIIRGMVGRTMEDRYPKREPKIGETIFQVENWSAYHPLHNHVQVVKNVNLNIRRGEIVGIAGLMGAGRTEFAMSLFGRSYGQNISGRVSLHGKEIDVSSVEKAVSNGIAYATEDRKTYGLVLAEDIRKNVTLANLDGVSKYLVVDDIRELAVANDYRAKMRIRSPSVFQETVNLSGGNQQKVVLSKWLFSDPEILILDEPTRGIDVGAKYEIYTIINRLADAGKGVLMISSEMPELLGMCDRIYVMNEGSLIAELDIAEASQEKIMHAIVKSGRR; from the coding sequence ATGAATGCGATCCTTGAGATGCGAGGGATCACCAAGACGTTCCCGGGCGTGAAGGCGCTCGACGACGTCAACATCACCGTCAAGGCCGGCGAGATTCATGCGCTGGTCGGTGAGAACGGCGCCGGCAAGTCGACGCTGATGAAGGTTCTGAGCGGCGTCTATCCGCACGGCTCCTATTCCGGCGAGATCCATTACGAGGGCGAGGAGCGCCGCTTCAAGGGCATCGCCGACAGCGAGAAGCTCGGCATCATCATCATCCATCAGGAACTGGCCCTGGTGCCGCTCCTGTCGATTGCGGAAAACATCTTTCTCGGCAACGAGCAGGCCGAATACGGCATCATCGACTGGTCGCTGGCCTTCTCGCGCACGAAGGATCTGCTCAAGGTGGTGGGCCTGAGCGAGTCGCCGGAGACGCTGGTCACCAATCTCGGCGTCGGCAAGCAGCAGCTCGTGGAGATCGCCAAGGCGCTCTCCAAGAAGGTGAAGCTCCTGATCCTCGACGAGCCGACCGCAAGCCTGAACGAAAAGGACAGCGACGCGCTTCTGAACCTGCTGCTCCAGTTCAAGGCGCAGGGCATCTCCTCGATCCTGATCTCCCATAAGCTCAACGAGATCTCGAAGGTCGCCGATTCCATCACCGTCCTGCGCGACGGCGGCACCGTCGAGACCCTCGATTGCCGGGCGGAGGAGGTGAGCGAGGACCGCATCATCCGCGGCATGGTCGGCCGCACCATGGAAGATCGCTACCCCAAGCGCGAGCCGAAGATCGGCGAGACGATCTTCCAGGTCGAGAACTGGTCGGCCTATCACCCGCTCCACAACCATGTGCAGGTGGTCAAGAACGTCAACCTGAACATCCGGCGCGGCGAGATCGTCGGCATCGCCGGGCTGATGGGGGCAGGGCGGACGGAATTCGCCATGAGCCTCTTCGGCCGCAGCTACGGCCAGAACATTTCCGGCCGGGTGAGCCTGCACGGCAAGGAGATCGACGTGAGCTCGGTGGAGAAGGCCGTCTCCAACGGGATCGCCTACGCCACCGAGGACCGCAAGACCTACGGCCTGGTTCTCGCCGAGGACATCCGCAAGAACGTCACGCTGGCGAACCTCGACGGCGTCTCGAAATACCTCGTCGTCGACGACATCCGGGAACTGGCGGTCGCCAACGACTACCGGGCCAAGATGCGCATCCGCAGCCCCAGCGTGTTCCAGGAGACGGTCAATCTCTCGGGTGGCAACCAACAGAAGGTGGTCTTGAGCAAATGGCTCTTCTCCGACCCGGAGATCCTCATTCTGGACGAGCCGACCCGGGGCATCGATGTCGGGGCCAAGTACGAAATCTATACGATCATCAACAGGCTGGCCGATGCCGGCAAGGGCGTTCTCATGATATCCTCGGAGATGCCGGAACTGCTCGGCATGTGCGACCGGATCTATGTGATGAACGAGGGCTCCCTGATCGCCGAGCTCGATATTGCCGAGGCATCTCAAGAAAAGATCATGCACGCCATCGTTAAGTCCGGGAGACGCTGA